The region TACAACCATTGTCATTCCTCGCTTTGCCAAGATTTTCATTGCATCTAAAACTTCGTTGACTCGCTCTGGATCTAATGCACTGGTTGGCTCATCAAACAAAAGTAATTCTGGGTTCATAGCTAGGGCCCTTGCTATTGCTACTCTTTGCTGCTCCCCCCCACTAAGTTGGCTGGGGTATTTCTTAGCATGTGAAGCTATGCCCATTTGGGAAAGTAGGTTAATTGCATGTGCTTCAGCTTCTATCTTTCGACGTTTTTGTACTTTGATCGGAGCAAGGGTTATATTTTCTAAAATAGATAGGTGTGGAAATAAATTAAATTGTTGAAAAACCATCCCAACTCTTTTTCTTATTCTACGAATGTTGTGCTCGTCATTATTTCTTGCACTCAATTGAATTCCCAAGACATTTAACTCACCAGAGTCAAATGTTTCAAGGCCATTAAATGTGCGAATAAGTGTGCTTTTGCCTGACCCTGAAGGACCCATCACTACAAGTACCTTACCTTGCTCAATTTCAATGGAAACATTGTCAAGAGCTCGTATGCCCGTTGTATAGGATTTGATGAGTTTTTTGGCTGTAATTATAGGGCTCATGAATTGTTAGAGATTTCGTCTATTAATGGACAGTTTTTGCTCAAGATTTCTTGCCAGAAGGGCCATTATCATGCAAACAAGCCAGTAGATTGCTGCGAGCCAAACATAAACTTCTATGTAACGGCCAATGAATTCTGGATTTGCAAGAAGACTTCGGCCAATTCCCAGCAATTCTACTAATCCTAAAATAGCCATTAAAGAAGTGTTTTGAAGTAGGCCAATAGCCTGATTAGTTAGAGCTGGCAAAGCAATTCTTAGTGC is a window of Prochlorococcus marinus subsp. marinus str. CCMP1375 DNA encoding:
- a CDS encoding amino acid ABC transporter ATP-binding protein, whose translation is MSPIITAKKLIKSYTTGIRALDNVSIEIEQGKVLVVMGPSGSGKSTLIRTFNGLETFDSGELNVLGIQLSARNNDEHNIRRIRKRVGMVFQQFNLFPHLSILENITLAPIKVQKRRKIEAEAHAINLLSQMGIASHAKKYPSQLSGGEQQRVAIARALAMNPELLLFDEPTSALDPERVNEVLDAMKILAKRGMTMVVVTHEINFAKEVGDKVLFMDSGKVVETSSPEIFFANAQHKRSRQFLNQIKKS